The proteins below come from a single Chiloscyllium punctatum isolate Juve2018m chromosome 20, sChiPun1.3, whole genome shotgun sequence genomic window:
- the txndc15 gene encoding thioredoxin domain-containing protein 15, with amino-acid sequence MGGFRASAVLFVVSLVTTRVSADAELQRNGDSSKHVPGEESNELEITISDVELKGRDEQTNRKIQFPTAEIADAVLGTGIPSNQEAILSFVQNIKNERSVFEVKDTHCTDVNGENVECSDSDEVFPSLTYLPSGSQEGELLTKRETGILESAQVENRAAEEGNATETTRPPKVNCEERNTTGLENLVVQILNSSQDLMDFLNANGTDCSVVLFYTPWCRFSADLGPHFNALPRAFPSLQFLALDASQHSSLSTRFGTVAVPNILLFQGVKPMARFNHTDRTLSTLRAFIFNQTGIEANDTVEVIEQDLSGPLPSVAVRGIDWLLVFSVVFVCGFLIYGTVQSDSIKWLITGQEHEHQD; translated from the exons ATGGGCGGCTTTAGGGCGAGCGCGGTTTTATTCGTCGTCTCGTTGGTTACCACGAGGGTGAGCGCGGACG CTGAACTTCAAAGAAATGGTGATTCTTCAAAACACGTCCCTGGGGAAGAGAGTAATGAATTGGAAATTACGATCAGTGATGTTGAACTCAAAGGAAGGGATGAGCAAACTAATAGAAAAATACAGTTTCCAACAGCAGAAATTGCTGATGCTGTTCTAGGAACTGGGATTCCTTCCAATCAAGAAGCAATATTGTCTTTTGttcagaatattaaaaatgagcGCTCTGTTTTTGAAGTCAAAGATACGCATTGCACTGACGTGAATGGAGAAAATGTCGAATGCAGTGATTCAGATGAGGTATTTCCCTCCCTTACATATCTCCCATCTGGTAGTCAAGAGGGAGAACTGCTTACAAAGAGAGAAACTGGCATTCTTGAATCTGCGCAAGTTGAGAATCGAGCAGCAGAAGAAGGAAATGCAACTGAAACAACCAGACCACCGAAAGTTAACTGTGAAGAAAGAAATACAACTGGATTAGAGAACCTTGTTGTCCAAATTCTTAATAGCTCACAA GACCTGATGGATTTCCTGAATGCCAATGGCACTGATTGCTCTGTAGTTCTCTTCTACACACCATGGTGCCGGTTCTCTGCAGACCTTGGTCCACATTTCAATGCATTGCCGAGGGCTTTCCCATCACTACAGTTTCTGGCTTTGGATGCATCACAGCACAGCAG TCTTTCCACCAGGTTTGGTACAGTAGCTGTTCCGAACATCCTCCTGTTCCAAGGTGTAAAGCCAATGGCCAGGTTTAATCATACAGATAGAACACTTTCAACGTTGAGAGCATTCATTTTTAATCAAACTG GCATAGAAGCAAATGATACTGTTGAAGTGATAGAACAAGATCTAAGTGGACCACTTCccagtgttgcagtgaggggcaTTGACTGGCTGCTTGTCTTCTCTGTGGTGTTCGTCTGTGGTTTTTTAATTTATGGTACAGTGCAGTCAGATAGTATCAAGTGGTTAATAACAGGACAAGAGCATGAACATCAAGATTGA